From the Microtus ochrogaster isolate Prairie Vole_2 unplaced genomic scaffold, MicOch1.0 UNK16, whole genome shotgun sequence genome, one window contains:
- the Adam15 gene encoding disintegrin and metalloproteinase domain-containing protein 15 isoform X6, translating into MRLALLWALGLLGAGSPRPSPPLPNIGDTEEQQAKPERALSGSLERQVGQYSPPVSLTEMLQTGLPEVLRVTVELDGETHVLELLQNRDLVPGRPTLVWYQPDGTRVVTEGHNLANCCYRGGVQGHPGSWVSLCSCSGIRGLVVLSPERSYTLELGPGDLQGPLIVSRIQDLLLPGHTCAPSWHALLPTQAGQHRIHRLKRDVVTETKIVELVIVADNSEVRRYPDFHQLLNRTLEVALLLDTFFQSLNVRVALVGLEAWTQRDLIEMSSNPAVLLDNFLHWRRTDLLPRLPHDSAQLVTGTSFSGPMVGMAIQNSICSPDFSGGVNMDHSTSILGVASSIAHELGHSLGLDHDSPGSSCPCPGPAPAKSCIMEASTDFLPGLNFSNCSRQALDKALLDGMGSCLFERLPNLAPMSPLCGNMFVDPGEQCDCGFPDECTDPCCDHFTCQLRPGAQCASDGPCCQDCKLQPADQQCRPRRDDCDLPEFCPGDNSQCPPDLRLGDGEPCASGEAVCMHGRCASYSQQCRSLWGPRAQPATPLCLQTANTRGDAFGSCGRSPNGSYVPCTPRDAICGQLQCQWGGSQPLLGSVQDLLSEVLEANGVQLNCSWAHLDLGNDVAQPLLALPGTACGPGLVCIDHRCQSVDLLGAQECRSKCHGHGVCDSGRNCHCEEGWAPPDCMAPRKATSSLTTGLLLSLLLLLVLVLLGASYWHRARLHQRLCQLKGSGCQYRAAQPNPPERPGPPQRVQQMPGTKQASAIIFPVPPSRPLPPNPVPKKLQRCSSLRDQGAPSAFKVPEAAKG; encoded by the exons ATGCGGCTGGCGCTGCTCTGGGCCCTGGGACTCCTGGGTGCGGGCAGCCCTCGGCCCTCCCCGCCGCTCCCAAATATAG GAGACACTGAGGAGCAGCAAGCCAAACCAGAGAGGGCCCTGAGTGGATCCTTGGAGAGGCAGGTCGGTCAGTACAGCCCCCCAGTTAGCCTAACAGAAATGCTTCAG ACTGGTCTGCCTGAGGTCCTGAGGGTCACAGTGGAGCTGGACGGTGAGACTCATGTCCTGGAGCTTCTACAGAATAG AGATCTAGTCCCTGGCCGCCCCACTCTGGTGTGGTACCAGCCTGATGGCACTCGGGTGGTCACTGAGGGGCACAATCTG GCAAACTGCTGCTACCGAGGAGGCGTGCAGGGCCATCCCGGCTCATGGGTCTCCCTCTGCAGCTGCTCCGGGATCAG GGGGTTGGTGGTCCTGTCCCCAGAGAGAAGCTATACACTGGAGCTGGGACCTGGAGACCTTCAGGGTCCTCTCATTGTTTCTCGGATCCAAGACCTCCTCCTGCCAGGCCACACCTGTGCCCCAAGTTGGCATGCGCTTCTGCCCACTCAGGCTGGACAGCACCGCATTCATAGG CTTAAGCGGGATGTTGTAACAGAGACCAAAATTGTTGAGCTGGTGATTGTGGCTGATAATTCAGAG GTCAGAAGGTACCCTGACTTCCACCAGCTGCTGAACCGAACGCTAGAAGTGGCCCTGCTGTTAGACACA TTCTTCCAGTCCTTGAATGTCCGGGTAGCACTTGTGGGCCTGGAGGCCTGGACCCAGCGGGACTTGATAGAGATGAGCTCCAACCCAGCTGTCCTGCTAGACAACTTCCTCCACTGGCGCCGGACAGACCTGCTGCCTCGCCTGCCCCATGACAGTGCCCAGCTGGTGAC TGGTACTTCCTTCTCTGGGCCCATGGTGGGCATGGCCATTCAGAACTCCATCTGTTCCCCTGATTTCTCAGGCGGTGTCAATATG GATCACTCCACAAGCATCTTAGGAGTTGCCTCCTCGATTGCCCATGAGTTGGGCCACAGCCTGGGTCTAGACCATGATTCACCTGGGAGCAGCTGTCCCTGTCCAGGTCCAGCCCCAGCCAAGAGCTGCATCATGGAGGCCTCCACAGA TTTCCTACCAGGTTTAAACTTCAGCAACTGCAGCCGACAGGCCCTGGACAAAGCCCTCCTCGATGGGATGGGCAGCTGCCTCTTTGAACGGCTGCCTAACCTGGCCCCTATGTCCCCTTTGTGTGGAAATATGTTTGTGGACCCTGGCGAGCAGTGTGACTGTGGCTTCCCAGAT GAGTGCACTGACCCTTGCTGTGACCACTTCACCTGCCAGCTGAGGCCAGGAGCACAGTGTGCATCTGATGGACCCTGTTGTCAAGACTGCAAG CTGCAGCCAGCTGACCAGCAGTGCCGCCCTCGCAGAGACGACTGTGATTTGCCCGAGTTCTGCCCAGGAGATAATTCCCAGTGCCCCCCTGACCTCAGACTGGGGGACGGTGAGCCTTGTGCTAGTGGAGAGGCTGTGTGTATGCACGGGCGCTGCGCCTCCTATTCCCAGCAGTGCCGGTCGCTCTGGGGACCTAGGGCCCAGCCTGCCACGCCACTCTGCCTCCAAACAGCCAATACTCGGGGCGatgcctttgggagctgtggGCGCAGTCCCAATGGCAGCTACGTGCCCTGCACGCCTAG GGATGCCATTTGTGGACAGCTACAGTGCCAGTGGGGCGGGAGCCAGCCTCTGCTGGGCTCGGTCCAAGATCTGCTCTCGGAGGTCCTGGAAGCCAACGGGGTGCAGCTGAActgcagctgggcacacctggaCCTGGGCAATGACGTGGCTCAGCCCCTCCTGGCTCTACCTGGCACTGCCTGTGGCCCTGGCCTG GTGTGCATCGACCATCGGTGCCAGTCCGTGGATCTCCTGGGAGCACAGGAATGTCGAAGCAAATGCCATGGCCATGGG GTCTGTGACAGCGGCAGGAACTGCCACTGTGAGGAGGGCTGGGCACCTCCTGACTGCATGGCTCCACGCAAAG CCACCAGCTCCCTGACCACAGGCCTGCTCCTCAGCCTCCTGTTGTTGTTGGTCCTGGTCCTCCTTGGTGCCAGCTACTGGCACCGTGCCCGCCTGCATCAGCGACTCTGCCAGCTCAAGGGATCCGGCTGCCAATATAG GGCAGCCCAGCCAAATCCTCCCGAAAGGCCAGGACCTCCACAGAGGGTACAGCAGATGCCAGGCACTAAG CAAGCTAGTGCAATCATCTTTCCGGTGCCCCCCTCCAGGCCGCTGCCACCTAACCCTGTGCCCAAGAAACTCCAG CGGTGTTCTTCATTAAGAGACCAGGGTGCCCCCTCAGCCTTCAAAGTCCCAGAAGCAGCCAAGG GCTGA
- the Adam15 gene encoding disintegrin and metalloproteinase domain-containing protein 15 isoform X4 has translation MRLALLWALGLLGAGSPRPSPPLPNIGDTEEQQAKPERALSGSLERQVGQYSPPVSLTEMLQTGLPEVLRVTVELDGETHVLELLQNRDLVPGRPTLVWYQPDGTRVVTEGHNLANCCYRGGVQGHPGSWVSLCSCSGIRGLVVLSPERSYTLELGPGDLQGPLIVSRIQDLLLPGHTCAPSWHALLPTQAGQHRIHRLKRDVVTETKIVELVIVADNSEVRRYPDFHQLLNRTLEVALLLDTFFQSLNVRVALVGLEAWTQRDLIEMSSNPAVLLDNFLHWRRTDLLPRLPHDSAQLVTGTSFSGPMVGMAIQNSICSPDFSGGVNMDHSTSILGVASSIAHELGHSLGLDHDSPGSSCPCPGPAPAKSCIMEASTDFLPGLNFSNCSRQALDKALLDGMGSCLFERLPNLAPMSPLCGNMFVDPGEQCDCGFPDECTDPCCDHFTCQLRPGAQCASDGPCCQDCKLQPADQQCRPRRDDCDLPEFCPGDNSQCPPDLRLGDGEPCASGEAVCMHGRCASYSQQCRSLWGPRAQPATPLCLQTANTRGDAFGSCGRSPNGSYVPCTPRDAICGQLQCQWGGSQPLLGSVQDLLSEVLEANGVQLNCSWAHLDLGNDVAQPLLALPGTACGPGLVCIDHRCQSVDLLGAQECRSKCHGHGVCDSGRNCHCEEGWAPPDCMAPRKATSSLTTGLLLSLLLLLVLVLLGASYWHRARLHQRLCQLKGSGCQYRAAQPNPPERPGPPQRVQQMPGTKQASAIIFPVPPSRPLPPNPVPKKLQRCSSLRDQGAPSAFKVPEAAKGEPPGMVSATTWWSIMGLQPSRDYD, from the exons ATGCGGCTGGCGCTGCTCTGGGCCCTGGGACTCCTGGGTGCGGGCAGCCCTCGGCCCTCCCCGCCGCTCCCAAATATAG GAGACACTGAGGAGCAGCAAGCCAAACCAGAGAGGGCCCTGAGTGGATCCTTGGAGAGGCAGGTCGGTCAGTACAGCCCCCCAGTTAGCCTAACAGAAATGCTTCAG ACTGGTCTGCCTGAGGTCCTGAGGGTCACAGTGGAGCTGGACGGTGAGACTCATGTCCTGGAGCTTCTACAGAATAG AGATCTAGTCCCTGGCCGCCCCACTCTGGTGTGGTACCAGCCTGATGGCACTCGGGTGGTCACTGAGGGGCACAATCTG GCAAACTGCTGCTACCGAGGAGGCGTGCAGGGCCATCCCGGCTCATGGGTCTCCCTCTGCAGCTGCTCCGGGATCAG GGGGTTGGTGGTCCTGTCCCCAGAGAGAAGCTATACACTGGAGCTGGGACCTGGAGACCTTCAGGGTCCTCTCATTGTTTCTCGGATCCAAGACCTCCTCCTGCCAGGCCACACCTGTGCCCCAAGTTGGCATGCGCTTCTGCCCACTCAGGCTGGACAGCACCGCATTCATAGG CTTAAGCGGGATGTTGTAACAGAGACCAAAATTGTTGAGCTGGTGATTGTGGCTGATAATTCAGAG GTCAGAAGGTACCCTGACTTCCACCAGCTGCTGAACCGAACGCTAGAAGTGGCCCTGCTGTTAGACACA TTCTTCCAGTCCTTGAATGTCCGGGTAGCACTTGTGGGCCTGGAGGCCTGGACCCAGCGGGACTTGATAGAGATGAGCTCCAACCCAGCTGTCCTGCTAGACAACTTCCTCCACTGGCGCCGGACAGACCTGCTGCCTCGCCTGCCCCATGACAGTGCCCAGCTGGTGAC TGGTACTTCCTTCTCTGGGCCCATGGTGGGCATGGCCATTCAGAACTCCATCTGTTCCCCTGATTTCTCAGGCGGTGTCAATATG GATCACTCCACAAGCATCTTAGGAGTTGCCTCCTCGATTGCCCATGAGTTGGGCCACAGCCTGGGTCTAGACCATGATTCACCTGGGAGCAGCTGTCCCTGTCCAGGTCCAGCCCCAGCCAAGAGCTGCATCATGGAGGCCTCCACAGA TTTCCTACCAGGTTTAAACTTCAGCAACTGCAGCCGACAGGCCCTGGACAAAGCCCTCCTCGATGGGATGGGCAGCTGCCTCTTTGAACGGCTGCCTAACCTGGCCCCTATGTCCCCTTTGTGTGGAAATATGTTTGTGGACCCTGGCGAGCAGTGTGACTGTGGCTTCCCAGAT GAGTGCACTGACCCTTGCTGTGACCACTTCACCTGCCAGCTGAGGCCAGGAGCACAGTGTGCATCTGATGGACCCTGTTGTCAAGACTGCAAG CTGCAGCCAGCTGACCAGCAGTGCCGCCCTCGCAGAGACGACTGTGATTTGCCCGAGTTCTGCCCAGGAGATAATTCCCAGTGCCCCCCTGACCTCAGACTGGGGGACGGTGAGCCTTGTGCTAGTGGAGAGGCTGTGTGTATGCACGGGCGCTGCGCCTCCTATTCCCAGCAGTGCCGGTCGCTCTGGGGACCTAGGGCCCAGCCTGCCACGCCACTCTGCCTCCAAACAGCCAATACTCGGGGCGatgcctttgggagctgtggGCGCAGTCCCAATGGCAGCTACGTGCCCTGCACGCCTAG GGATGCCATTTGTGGACAGCTACAGTGCCAGTGGGGCGGGAGCCAGCCTCTGCTGGGCTCGGTCCAAGATCTGCTCTCGGAGGTCCTGGAAGCCAACGGGGTGCAGCTGAActgcagctgggcacacctggaCCTGGGCAATGACGTGGCTCAGCCCCTCCTGGCTCTACCTGGCACTGCCTGTGGCCCTGGCCTG GTGTGCATCGACCATCGGTGCCAGTCCGTGGATCTCCTGGGAGCACAGGAATGTCGAAGCAAATGCCATGGCCATGGG GTCTGTGACAGCGGCAGGAACTGCCACTGTGAGGAGGGCTGGGCACCTCCTGACTGCATGGCTCCACGCAAAG CCACCAGCTCCCTGACCACAGGCCTGCTCCTCAGCCTCCTGTTGTTGTTGGTCCTGGTCCTCCTTGGTGCCAGCTACTGGCACCGTGCCCGCCTGCATCAGCGACTCTGCCAGCTCAAGGGATCCGGCTGCCAATATAG GGCAGCCCAGCCAAATCCTCCCGAAAGGCCAGGACCTCCACAGAGGGTACAGCAGATGCCAGGCACTAAG CAAGCTAGTGCAATCATCTTTCCGGTGCCCCCCTCCAGGCCGCTGCCACCTAACCCTGTGCCCAAGAAACTCCAG CGGTGTTCTTCATTAAGAGACCAGGGTGCCCCCTCAGCCTTCAAAGTCCCAGAAGCAGCCAAGGGTGAGCCTCCTGGCATGGTCTCTGCTACCACCTGGTGGTCAATAATGGGACTACAGCCATCTAGGGACTATGATTGA